Proteins from one Colias croceus chromosome 22, ilColCroc2.1 genomic window:
- the LOC123701965 gene encoding uncharacterized protein LOC123701965, with amino-acid sequence MERDVEQGIPESPENEPLLNPANGRPLPQQQPVFRRPLHPTLQKLNLEPESVTSTAESTPALDTSETWPKKWRRSDRRLRRLNTELLEAIDAHDVEEAERLLKSGANPNATCRLDNVSACHIAALVGGDALGLLIKYGAEKHRLDKYGRTPLHLAAYAGNARQMAILLGLSEDIQLRVSNGDMSLEAEEDVKKTCQKTREMANMRCDLEEVTTPLPKNWKDNIDHNCLSIKGSLPLLQPGWSPLHIAVSCARRHCTRLLLAAGANPNICDEIGRTPFDVVGSAYYHNEEINSEYFTEVIKMLFLAGGRHNTMKPNGLNGIDTPLHVAVELENIESIKDLIGNGASVNCLNNDGLTPLHLCVKRRLEEPLQILANYPYIDADPLSALVDVKDKDGHTVLQTAVEDAWVPGVCIALEAGADVTLSANDGETPLHAAADLGNLDVLMEILSVAKKQNIVDCQNEEGETPLFKAIINGHAECVNALLEQGASIKIELPGNVNVLHVAAEYNHFEILKLLLEHNDGEAIDMINSLTAGDRRGFGPVHFAVANNSVPCFELLLGKNADIRLRTTSSPHFSSTPLHIAAVKNFIDIASFIVKYDKTTIFEVNCKGWYPLHTASHHGSRDVIALLLQEGADLSGYTDGPKKYRRTAIDMILNNLSKPTEFMEQVFDSYITSNSQNFQEASCEIIVDYRILMPTICEMKQMKVIEALLKTGNRYGQRKLLLHPLLESFLYLKWKALLPFFYTIIAVYAFFVFSLTTFSISIFFYKDTKQHPPQFLNPGVWEKILIFSVCLIIIQELLYINKKSTRYFNQVETWNKIGSIILGFILPPANLISEGADWSRHIATLALLLSWIQLMFLLSRFPNWGYYVLMFGKVAGNVIKILLTFAFLVIGFSLSFMIQFRSQIPFESPWASFVKTVVMMTSEFDYEALFDKEHSETLATSFIIVRLIFLVFLILAAIVLMNLMVGVAVSDINDLEILGNINRLAKQVDFLSTLDNLVYNKFFTFILPTRLNEKIRQRRRVMNMFTIHPGKPRWKYYKTLPSYLKDSILNMAQKQKKIKEQETNLEEFKNKINEMHDAITKLDKKQNEQIYTVRSEKALFPKMKFDEVLKRLDDLDEGLDKVKERVTDNTEASKRPIEEMTMKVDQLSFEIENIKLFLIRLESKLDRLIKMFSSLFCKDVEKGLPEQDISPLLVVPSLEDGRESHTHKNNKYRKTDDNNMLLKLKIQSPEFETCLPDMTPIPDTAGSITKNIRRNERRLLRLNTDLLEAIEAYNVEEVEKLLKEGANPNVTCRAELVSACHLAALTGGDALSLLNKYGAEKNRLDKYGRTPLHLAAYAGNARQMAILLDFPEDIQSRVDTERMSPKAEEDVKKISHSINDMINMRCDIHEVTTELPKAWKDDIDHDCMSTKRSLPLLQPGWTPLHVAVSCAHQHCTRLLLAAGANPNIQDVLGRTALDIVGSAYYNKLEINSDSFTEIIKMLIKSGGTHNSMKSNGLDNIDTPLHTAIELKNIASIHELLGIGASINCLNSSGLTPLHLCVKLQLEEPLQVLANYSYADDDPFLAIIDAKDKDGHTVLQLAVEEAWVPGVCIALEAGADVTLKANDGETPIHSAAALGNLDVLTEILSVTKQHGILEVQNEEGETPLFKAIRNGHLECVKILLEEGASMKVKLPGNVNVLHVAAEHSHAKILKLLLEHQHGKALDMINSLTTSNKKGFGPVHYATFNNNVDCLEILLEYGADIKLRTTDTPFYASTSLHIAAAFNLLKIAYFITTFDKSTIYEINNKGFNPLHAASHLGSRDVILLLLQEGADLSGYTDGTGKTRQTAIHLIMNSLSKPTDFMEDVFDSYISSSCENFEDANCEITIDYRILMPTVCEMEQMKVIEALLATGNRYDQKRLLVHPLVESFLHLKWKALLPFFYTIIVVYAIFVSSLTVFIISVFFYKDTNDSPPLFLGSTVWSYFIYASVCLIILQEILYMNVKSSRHFYQMETWIKFGSIVFALILPSAIAVFSDMEWSRHIATLALLLSWIELMFLLSRFPNWGYYVLMFGKVAANVVKILLTFAFLVIGFSLSFMIQFHSKIPFDSPWASFVKTMVMMTSEFDYEGLFDAEHSQDLATSIIIVRLIFLVFLVLAAIVLMNLMVGVAVSDINDLEILGNINRLAKRVEFLSTLDNLVYNRFISTILPVKINEGIKNKRRVPDKVIICPGKPRWKYYKVLPTNIRDAILTIAQHQKVLKDEEMDSKEFRTKINEMHQAMKKLEEKQNEQSEMIKQEMQLLQKLKIEETLKDLNLIQAIEFKEISKEMSSPLEKINVKVDQLSIEMESIKQTLSRLESKLGSLR; translated from the exons atggAGAGAG ATGTAGAGCAGGGTATACCTGAAAGCCCGGAAAACGAACCGTTACTGAATCCCGCAAATGGCCGACCACTTCCGCAGCAGCAGCCAGTCTTCAG ACGCCCATTGCATCCCACGTTACAAAAGCTGAACTTAGAACCAGAGTCAGTTACATCCACAGCGGAATCCACACCCGCGCTCGACACATCAGAGACTTGGCCGAAAAAATGGCGCCGGAGTGACCGAAGGCTGAGGAGACTTAACACAGAACTTCTGGAAGCTATAGATGCACATGATGTTGAAGAGGCTGAAAG GCTACTAAAATCTGGAGCCAATCCGAACGCGACATGCCGCTTGGACAACGTATCAGCTTGTCACATAGCTGCGTTAGTTGGCGGGGATGCCCTGGGTCTGTTGATCAAGTATGGTGCTGAGAAACACCGCCTGGACAAGTATGGAAGGACCCCGCTGCACCTTGCCGCGTATGCTGGCAACGCACGACAGATGGCCATCTTGCTTGGCCTGTCTGAAG atatTCAGCTCCGGGTCAGCAACGGTGATATGTCGTTAGAAGCAGAGGAAGATGTAAAGAAAACATGTCAAAAGACACGAGAGATGGCAAATATGCGATGCGACCTTGAAGAAGTTACAACGCCGCTGCCGAAGAATTGGAAAGATAACATCGACCACAATTGTTTGAGCATTAAAGGCAGT TTACCACTTCTCCAACCCGGTTGGTCTCCTTTACACATAGCGGTGTCTTGTGCACGACGTCATTGCACACGACTCCTCTTGGCAGCTGGAGCGAACCCCAATATATGTGATGAGATTGGTCGCACCCCGTTTGACGTCGTGGGCTCAGCGTATTATCataatgaagaaataaactCGGAGTA tttCACAGAAGTCATTAAAATGCTATTCCTTGCTGGGGGAAGACACAATACCATGAAACCTAATGGTTTAAACGGAATAGATACCCCTCTTCATGTAGCCGTTGaattagaaaatatagaaagcATTAAAGATCTAATCGGTAATGGAGCATCAGTCAATTGTTTGAATAATGATGGTCTAACTCCTTTACATCTGTGTGTTAAAAGACGATTAGAAGAACCGTTACAG ATATTAGCTAACTATCCCTACATCGATGCCGATCCACTCTCTGCTCTTGTAGATGTAAAAGACAAAGATGGTCACACAGTATTACAGACTGCTGTAGAAGATGCTTGGGTCCCTGGTGTCTGCATTGCTCTAGAAGCTGGAGCAGATGTCACTCTTAGC GCAAATGATGGAGAAACCCCACTCCACGCCGCTGCTGATTTAGGCAATCTAGACGTACTAATGGAAATTCTTAGCGTAGCAAAAAAGCAAAATATTGTCGATTGTCAAAATGAAGAAGGCGAAACCCCATTGTTTAAAGCAATTATAAACGGACATGCAGAATGTGTAAATGCATTGCTTGAACAAGGAGCCTCAATCAAAATAGAATTACCTGGCAATGTTAATGTTTTACATGTTGCAGCAGAATATAAccattttgaaatattgaaattattattagaacatAACGATGGTGAGGCAATTGATATGATAAATTCATTAACAGCTGGTGACAGAAGAGGTTTTGGTCCGGTTCACTTTGCAGTCGCAAACAATAGCGTACCTTGTTTCGAATTATTATTAGGGAAAAACGCAGATATTCGGTTAAGAACTACAAGTAGTCCCCACTTCTCATCCACACCATTACATATAGCtgcggtaaaaaatttcaTAGACATAGcaagttttattgtaaaatatgataaaacaaCTATTTTTGAAGTAAACTGTAAAGGGTGGTATCCTCTCCACACTGCAAGCCATCATGGAAGTAGAGACGTTATAGCTCTACTACTCCAAGAAGGAGCGGATTTATCAGGATATACGGATGGCCCTAAAAAGTATAGAAGAACGGCTATCgatatgattttaaataatttatcaaagcCGACCGAATTTATGGAACAAGTTTTTGATTCGTATATCACTTCAAATTCCCAAAACTTCCAAGAAGCGAGTTGTGAAATCATCGTAGATTACAGAATATTAATGCCTACAATTTGTGAAATGAAACAGATGAAAGTTATCGAAGCTCTCCTCAAAACGGGAAACAGATATGGCCAAAGAAAGCTATTGCTTCACCCGCTTTTAGAAAGTTTCCTCTATTTAAAATGGAAAGCTCTGTTACCCTTTTTCTACACAATAATTGCAGTATATGCCTTTTTTGTTTTCTCACTCACTACTTTTTCGATTtccattttcttttataaagaCACGAAACAGCACCCACCTCAATTTCTCAATCCAGGAGTTTGggaaaaaattttaattttctcagTTTGCTTGATAATAATACAG gaATTGCTATACATTAACAAAAAAAGCACAAGATATTTTAATCAGGTGGAAACATGGAATAAAATTGGCTCCATAATCCTTGGTTTTATTCTTCCGCCGGCAAATCTTATTTCTGAAGGTGCCGACTGGTCAAGACATATTGCGACTTTGGCTTTACTTTTGTCTTGGATACAGCTTATGTTTTTGCTCTCAAGATTTCCAAATTGGGGCTACTACGTCCTCATGTTTGGAAAGGTCGCAGGGAATGTCATAAAG aTTCTTTTGACTTTTGCCTTCTTGGTGATCGGATTTTCATTAAGTTTCATGATACAATTCCGTTCTCAAATACCATTTGAAAGTCCGTGGGCGTCTTTTGTCAAGACAGTAGTAATGATGACGTCAGAATTCGATTACGAAGCCTTGTTTGATAAGGAACATTCAGAAACATTAGCGACATCCTTTATAATAGTCCGCTTAATCTTCTTAGTATTTCTTATATTGGCCGCTATTGTTCTAATGAATTTAATGGTCGGTGTGGCCGTCAGTGATATAAATGATCTAGAAATATTAGGAAATATAAATAGGCTAGCAAAACAAGTAGATTTCCTTTCAACGTTAGACAATTTGGTATACAACAAAttctttacttttattttacctaCACGGCTGAACGAGAAAATAAGACAGAGAAGGAGAGTTATGAATATGTTCACCATACATCCTGGTAAGCCGAGGTGgaaatattacaaaacatTACCTTCATATCTAAAAGATTCTATATTAAATATGGCGcagaaacaaaagaaaatcaaaGAGCAAGAAACAAATTTagaagaatttaaaaataagataaacgAAATGCACGATGCAATCACTAAGCTTGACAAGAAACAAAACGAACAAATCTATACTGTTAGATCGGAGAAAGCATTGTTCCCTAAAATGAAGTTCGACGAAGTTCTGAAGCGACTAGATGATTTAGATGAAGGTTTAGATAAAGTTAAGGAAAGAGTAACTGATAACACGGAGGCATCAAAACGTCCCATTGAAGAAATGACTATGAAAGTAGATCAACTCTCtttcgaaatagaaaatatcaaattgtTTTTGATTCGACTAGAAAGTAAACTTGATAGat TAATCAAAATGTTTTCCTCGTTATTTTGTAAAG ACGTAGAAAAAGGACTTCCCGAACAGGATATTTCTCCCTTACTAGTCGTTCCATCTCTTGAAGATGGAAGAGAATCGcatacacataaaaataataaataccg aaaaaccGACGACAACAACATGTTGCTAAAGCTGAAAATCCAATCACCAGAATTTGAAACATGTCTACCAGACATGACTCCAATACCAGACACTGCTGGATCCATAACGAAGAATATCAGAAGGAATGAGAGAAGGCTGTTAAGACTTAACACAGATTTACTGGAAGCGATAGAAGCTTATAATGTAGAGGAAGTTGAAAA ACTCCTCAAAGAAGGCGCCAATCCAAATGTAACCTGCCGTGCTGAACTGGTATCAGCCTGCCATCTAGCCGCATTAACTGGTGGTGATGCACTAAGCCTACTCAACAAATATGGTGCTGAGAAGAATAGACTGGATAAATATGGTAGAACACCCTTGCACCTGGCTGCATATGCGGGGAATGCACGACAAATGGCTATACTGCTGGACTTTCCTgaag ATATACAAAGCCGGGTAGATACCGAAAGAATGTCGCCAAAAGCCGAAGAAGATGTTAAGAAGATAAGCCATAGCATTAACGACATGATTAACATGCGTTGCGATATTCACGAAGTAACTACAGAACTACCGAAAGCATGGAAAGACGACATCGACCATGATTGTATGAGCACCAAAAGGAGC CTACCACTACTTCAACCAGGATGGACTCCTCTCCACGTAGCAGTCTCCTGTGCCCATCAACACTGTACTCGGTTATTGCTAGCTGCTGGCGCCAATCCCAATATACAAGATGTACTGGGCAGAACAGCACTTGACATTGTAGGATCTGCATACtataataaactagaaatTAATTCAGATAG TTTTACAGAGATCATCAAAATGCTGATCAAATCTGGTGGCACGCATAATTCTATGAAAAGTAATGGCTTGGATAACATTGATACTCCTCTTCACACTGCGATAGAATTGAAGAATATTGCCAGTATACATGAGCTTCTAGGCATAGGAGCGTCTATCAATTGTTTAAATTCTTCCGGACTTACACCATTACATCTTTGTGTAAAACTTCAGTTAGAGGAACCTTTGCAG GTTTTAGCAAATTACTCGTATGCCGATGATGATCCATTTCTGGCTATTATCGATGCAAAGGATAAAGATGGACATACAGTTTTGCAATTAGCCGTCGAAGAGGCTTGGGTTCCCGGTGTTTGCATTGCTTTAGAAGCTGGTGCAGATGTTACTCTTAAG gcAAATGACGGTGAAACGCCAATTCATTCGGCGGCAGCATTGGGAAATTTAGATGTCCTCACAGAAATTCTAAGCGTAACAAAACAACACGGAATCCTTGAAGTTCAAAATGAAGAAGGCGAAACCCCACTATTTAAAGCAATAAGAAATGGCCATCTTGAATGTGTTAAAATATTGCTAGAAGAAGGAGCTTCAATGAAAGTTAAATTACCCGGAAACGTTAATGTTTTACACGTAGCCGCAGAACATAGTCacgcaaaaatattaaaacttttattagaaCATCAACACGGTAAAGCGCTGGATATGATAAATTCACTCACaacatcaaataaaaaggGCTTTGGGCCCGTGCATTATGCTACATTCAATAACAACGTTGATTGCTTAGAAATTTTGCTAGAGTACGGCGctgatataaaattaagaacTACTGACACTCCTTTTTATGCATCGACATCGTTGCATATCGCTGCAGCATTCAACTTGTTAAAAATagcttattttattactacatTTGACAAGTCAACCATCTACGAGATAAATAACAAAGGCTTTAATCCACTGCACGCGGCAAGTCATCTTGGAAGTAGAGACGTTATATTACTGCTTCTTCAAGAAGGTGCAGATTTGTCTGGATATACCGACGGTACAGGAAAAACAAGACAAACCGCTATCCATCTTATTATGAACAGTTTATCGAAACCAACAGATTTTATGGAGGATGTTTTCGATTCATACATCTCATCTAGTTGCGAAAACTTTGAAGATGCGAATTGTGAAATTACAATTGATTATCGAATACTAATGCCTACAGTTTGCGAAATGGAGCAAATGAAAGTTATAGAAGCTCTCCTTGCAACTGGCAATAGATATGACCAAAAGAGGTTACTAGTCCATCCATTGGTAGAAAGTTTTCTACATTTAAAATGGAAAGCCTTATTGCCATTCTTTTACACAATCATAGTAGTGTATGCAATTTTTGTATCTTCGCTCactgtgtttattatttctgtGTTCTTTTATAAAGATACTAATGATAGTCCACCATTATTTCTGGGTTCGACAGTTTGGAGTTATTTCATATATGCATCAGTCTGCCTTATTATTTTACag GAAATCCTATACATGAACGTTAAAAGTTCTCGACACTTTTATCAAATGGAGACGTGGATCAAATTCGGGTCTATTGTATTTGCTCTCATTCTGCCCAGTGCCATCGCCGTGTTCTCTGATATGGAATGGTCTAGACACATAGCAACATTAGCATTACTCCTCTCTTGGATAGAACTCATGTTTTTACTATCACGCTTTCCAAATTGGGGCTATTACGTTCTTATGTTTGGAAAGGTAGCCGCTAATGTAGTAAAA aTTCTATTAACATTTGCTTTTCTAGTAATAGGATTTTCTCTTAGCTTCATGATACAATTTCACTCAAAAATACCATTTGATAGTCCATGGGCGTCATTTGTCAAAACAATGGTAATGATGACTTCAGAGTTTGACTACGAAGGCTTATTTGATGCAGAGCATTCTCAAGATCTTGCAACTTCCATCATAATAGTACGACTGATTTTCTTAGTATTTCTCGTGTTGGCAGCTATTGTGCTAATGAACTTGATGGTTGGTGTTGCCGTAAGCGATATAAATGATTTAGAAATACTTGGAAATATAAATAGGTTGGCTAAACGCGTGGAGTTTCTTTCAACATTGGACAATCTAGTATACAACAGATTCATAAGTACTATTCTgccagtaaaaataaatgaaggtattaaaaataagcGCAGAGTTCCCGATAAGGTTATCATATGTCCTGGTAAACCAAGATGGAAGTATTACAAAGTATTACCAACGAACATTCGAGATGCTATATTAACCATTGCACAGCATCAAAAAGTTTTGAAGGATGAAGAAATGGATTCTAAAGAATTTCGAACAAAAATCAATGAAATGCACCAAGCAATGAAAAAATTAGAAGAGAAACAAAATGAGCAAAGTGAGATGATTAAACAAGAGATGCAACTTTTACAAAAACTGAAAATTGAAGAGACTCTCaaagatttaaatttgataCAAGCGATAGAATTCAAAGAAATTAGTAAAGAGATGAGTAGTCCATTGGaaaaaattaacgtaaaaGTCGATCAGTTATCTATAGAAATGGAATCTATAAAACAGACTTTATCTAGATTAGAAAGCAAACTAGGTagtttaagataa
- the LOC123701717 gene encoding dynein light chain roadblock-type 2-like — MEIAQNFMGPLATNTMTRINENGNVVGTIIVNCEGFPETTTLDSLTAATYSTHMRNLSHHASNALKEIDVTDELMVLRLVSKKTEAVVAPDHEFHLIVVMRN, encoded by the exons ATGGAAATAGCGCAGAATTTTATG GGGCCGCTCGCTACCAACACAATGACGCGAATAAATGAAAATGGTAACGTAGTTGGTACTATCATTGTGAACTGCGAGGGATTCCCGGAGACCACGACCCTAGACAGTTTGACGGCGGCCACGTATTCTACGCATATGCGCAATTTGTCGCACCATGCGTCCAATGCGTTGAAGGAAATT GATGTGACTGACGAGCTCATGGTTTTGCGGCTGGTTTCCAAAAAAACTGAAGCGGTGGTCGCTCCAGACCATGAATTTCATCTTATTGTTGTTATGAGAAATTAG
- the LOC123701716 gene encoding uncharacterized protein LOC123701716 isoform X2, protein MDNLFKKRISDRDMPSEFSTHTIKVINRIEERPNVMGIMYFRNDFLQLATVPENMVYPLSNKLPALSSIFRRVISEIDVLDELIAFRIETNLMEIIVTGSKEFSACVVQQVAKKSKKRGKK, encoded by the exons atggataatttgtttaaaaagagAATATCTGACAGGGATATGCCTTCT GAGTTTTCCACGCACAcgattaaagtaataaatcgTATTGAAGAGCGTCCAAACGTGATGGGAATTATGTATTTCCGAAATG ATTTCCTACAGCTAGCCACAGTGCCTGAAAATATGGTTTATCCGCTATCTAATAAACTACCCGCGCTCTCCTCAATTTTCCGACGAGTTATAAGCGAAATC GACGTGTTAGACGAACTGATCGCATTTAGAATCGAGACCAACTTGATGGAGATTATTGTCACCGGTAGCAAAGAATTCTCAGCGTGTGTGGTGCAACAAGTTGCTAAGAAAAGCAAGAAACGTGGCAAGAAATAG